CTTTAAGACCATGGTCTATAGTGCGCAGGGTGATTTATGATAAGGATACGCAAAAGGCCACAGGTGTAGAGGTGCTGGATGCAGAAACCAATCAGACCATTGAGTATGATGCTAAAATCGTATTTCTATGTGCTTCCGCTTTCAATTCCACAGCTATACTCATGAGATCAGCTACAGATATCTGGCCGGGTGGATTGGGTAGTAGCTCTGATGAATTAGGGCATAATGTCATGGATCACCACTTCAGATTGGGAGCCAGTGGTACCATGGAAGGCTATGAAGATAAATATTACTTTGGTCGAAGACCTACAGGACTGTATATCCCGAGGTTCCGAAATGTACATGGGGATAAGCGAGATTACCTACGCGGATTTGGTTATCAGGGCGGGGCAAGTAGGAGCGGCTGGAGCCGTGACGTAGCTGAGCTTAATTTCGGAGCACCTATGAAGGATGCACTGACTAAACCGGGACCTTGGTCCATGGGCATCACTGCATTTGGAGAGATTCTACCTTATCATGACAATACGATCAAGTTTAGCGATACGGTGAAAGATAAGTGGGGCATGGAAGCCCTAGTGATGAATGCAGAGATCAAGGAAAATGAGCAGAAAATGCGCAAAGACATGATGGACGATGCCGCCGAAATGCTGGAAATCGCCGGATTCAAAAACGTTAATTCATGGGATGCCGGCTACACTTTTGGCCAGGGGATCCATGAGATGGGGACAGCGAGAATGGGAAGAGATCCTAAAACCTCTGTATTGAACGGCAATAACCAAGTGTGGGAAGCAAAAAATGTCTTCGTGACTGATGGAGCTTGCATGACTTCTGCCTCTGCGGTGAACCCTTCGCTTACCTATATGGCTTTGACAGCCCGGGCAGCTGATTTTGCTGTGAGTGAACTGAAAAAAGGAAATCTATAATCTAAACCAAGGAAACCATGACAATGAATAGAAGAGATGCATTGAAAAGCGTAGCCCTAATGATGGGCGGGACTATGGTGGGAGCCAGTGCGCTGCTGTCTGGCTGTTCTCCTGAGCATCAGATTGAAGGGCTTAACTTTGGCCCGGATGACATTGCTTTTTTGGATGAACTGGGAGATACGATTATCCCGGAGACAGATACCCCAGGTGCCAAAGCTGCCGGAATCGGCCCCTTTATGGTAATGATGGTGAAGGATTGCTATGATGCGGAGCAGCAAAAGACCTTTGTGGATGGGCTGAATACCATCAGAAAGGACTTTAAATCAGAACATGGCAAAGACTTCGTGGGAGCACCGGCAGAAGAACGACTTTCCTATCTGAACGGAATGTACGAGAAATACAAAGCCAGTGGAGACAGCCGAGATCCTCAAGTCATCAATATGCTAAGAGATCTTACTGTTTTGGGATATTTCTCCTCGGAAATAGGAGCTACTCAGGCGCTGAACTTTGTGGAGACGCCGGGCAGATTTGACCCATGTATTCCTTGGTCAGATTCGGACAAAGCCTACGCGATTTAACTTTGAATTAAACTACCTTAATTATTGAGAAAAATTAAGGAGCAAAACACTATGAACAATAACAGAAGAAAATTTCTACAAGTGAGTGCCCTGCTAGGAGCAGGTGCTTTTTTACCGACGGGCTTAGTCTCAGCTGCTGAGTCATTTGCCAAGCTGAAAAAGTTTGGGATACAGCTTTATTCTGTCAAAGAAGATATGGCCAAGGATGCCGCCGGCACCATGCGCAAACTGGCAGGATTCGGATACAAGCAATTTGAAGGTTTTGATGGAGGTAAAGGAATTCTATGGGGGATGAGTCCGGCAGAATGCAAGGATTTACTCAAGGATACCGGAGTAGACTTCATCTCATCCCATGCCAATGTATTCAAAGACCTAGATGCCCAGGCCGAGCAGGCAGCAGAGGTGGGGATGAAGTATTTGATTTGTCCATATATAGGGGCGCAGAAGACGGTGGATGATTGGAAGAAAATAGCAGATCGATTCAACGATGCCGGTAAAACGCTGAAGAAGCATGGGCTGAAGTTTGCCTATCATAACCATGCCTACACTTTCGAAAAGCTAGACGGAC
This genomic window from Algoriphagus sp. TR-M9 contains:
- a CDS encoding GMC oxidoreductase, which codes for MANQAYDAIVVGSGISGGWAAKELTEKGLKVLLLERGPMVKHVEDYKTATLPPWEVPHRGRRTQEMLENHPNLRRDYVLNELNLDWWAHEDESPYVEEKPFTWFRGYQVGGRSLLWGRQSYRWSDLDFEANAKEGIAVDWPIRYKDIAPWYSYVEKFAGVSGSKDGLDVLPDGEFMPPMPMNCVEKDAAARIKDHYKGARTWTIGRPANITQPLPGRPGCQYRSKCSLGCPFGGYFSTQASTLPAAEATGNLTLRPWSIVRRVIYDKDTQKATGVEVLDAETNQTIEYDAKIVFLCASAFNSTAILMRSATDIWPGGLGSSSDELGHNVMDHHFRLGASGTMEGYEDKYYFGRRPTGLYIPRFRNVHGDKRDYLRGFGYQGGASRSGWSRDVAELNFGAPMKDALTKPGPWSMGITAFGEILPYHDNTIKFSDTVKDKWGMEALVMNAEIKENEQKMRKDMMDDAAEMLEIAGFKNVNSWDAGYTFGQGIHEMGTARMGRDPKTSVLNGNNQVWEAKNVFVTDGACMTSASAVNPSLTYMALTARAADFAVSELKKGNL
- a CDS encoding gluconate 2-dehydrogenase subunit 3 family protein, giving the protein MTMNRRDALKSVALMMGGTMVGASALLSGCSPEHQIEGLNFGPDDIAFLDELGDTIIPETDTPGAKAAGIGPFMVMMVKDCYDAEQQKTFVDGLNTIRKDFKSEHGKDFVGAPAEERLSYLNGMYEKYKASGDSRDPQVINMLRDLTVLGYFSSEIGATQALNFVETPGRFDPCIPWSDSDKAYAI
- a CDS encoding sugar phosphate isomerase/epimerase family protein codes for the protein MRKIKEQNTMNNNRRKFLQVSALLGAGAFLPTGLVSAAESFAKLKKFGIQLYSVKEDMAKDAAGTMRKLAGFGYKQFEGFDGGKGILWGMSPAECKDLLKDTGVDFISSHANVFKDLDAQAEQAAEVGMKYLICPYIGAQKTVDDWKKIADRFNDAGKTLKKHGLKFAYHNHAYTFEKLDGQLPQDILMNNTDPKLVDFELDMYWAYVAGYDPLAYVAKFPGRFTLCHVKDAEAAGSDAHDRGVLLGKGEIPYVDIIKQSKKYGMEYFVVEQERFVNTNPLEAAERNASYLSNLSL